GCTTTGCCGACCTTTACTGGCCTGCGCGCCGGCAACAGGAGTATTACCCAGAATGGCATTTTTTGCCCCTGCACAGGGTGCGGCGTATGATAACGGACTTCATTAACTTCCTGATGTGAGCGTTATGAATCAAACACCCACTTCCACCGAGCAACTGCATGTCATTCCTCTGCGTCGTACCGATTTTCTGCGGATGCTGCTGCGCCGTGATAAAACGCCCGTGGCGATTCTAATTGTCGCCGGTATCGTCGGCACGCTGGCCGGGCTGGTTGGGGTGGCCTTTGAGAAAGCGGTAACGGCGGTGCAGGCCTGGCGTCTGGGCGTGGTTGCCAGCACCGGAGATCATTTATGGCTGGCCTTCCCGCTGGCCTTTTTATTGTCCGCAGTACTGGCCGCCTTTGGCTACTGGCTGGTGCGTCGCTTTGCGCCAGAGGCGGGCGGTTCCGGCATTCCGGAAATTGAAGGCGCGCTGGAAGAGCTGCGTCCGGTCCGCTGGTGGCGCGTTATTCCGGTTAAATTCCTCGGCGGTATGGGCACGCTGGGGGCCGGCATGGTCCTGGGCAGAGAAGGGCCCACGGTACAGCTGGGCGGTAATGTCGGACGTATGGTGCTGGATCTATTTCGCATGCGCAGCGCTGAAGCGCGCCACTCGCTGCTGGCTACCGGGGCGGCCGCCGGGCTTTCCGCCGCCTTTAATGCGCCGCTGGCCGGTATCCTGTTTATCATCGAAGAGATGCGTTTGCAGTTTCGCTACAGCCTGATTTCTATTAAGGCGGTATTTATCGGCGTCATTATGTCGAGCGTGGTGTTTCGCTATTTTAATGGCGAACATGCGGTGATCGCTGTCGGCAAACTGGCGAGCGCGCCCATCAATACGCTGTGGCTCTATCTGCTGCTGGGCATGCTGTTTGGCGTTGTCGGCGTGTTGTTTAACCGGCTGATTTTTATGACTCAGGACTTTTTTCAGCGGCTGCACGGCGGCGTGATGAAAAAAGCGCTGATTATCGGGGCGCTGCTCGGCGGCCTGTGCGGTATTCTGGCAGTGATTAAACCAGAAGCGGCGGGCGGCGGATTCAGTCTGATTCCCATCGCGGCGGCAGGGCACTATACGGTAGGGATGCTATTGTTTATTTTTATCGCGCGCGTGATCACCACGCTGCTGTGCTTTAGCTCGGGCGCGCCGGGCGGTATCTTTGCGCCGATGCTGGCTCTGGGGACGCTGTTGGGCACTGCTTTCGGCATGGCCAGCGCCACTTTACTGCCTTCATTAACGCTCGATCCGGGCACCTTTGCCATTGCCGGAATGGGCGCGCTGTTTGCTGCTTCCGTGCGTGCGCCGTTGACCGGCATCGTGCTGGTGCTGGAGATGACCGATAATTATCAGCTAATTTTACCGATGATTATTACCTGCCTCGGCGCGACGCTGCTGGCGCAGTTCCTCGGCGGCAAGCCGCTTTACTCCTCGCTGTTAGCCAGGACACTGGCGAAGCAGCAGGCGCAGCAGGATGAGGAAAAGGCACAGAGTGCGAGGGCGGATACTTGATTGCTGCACCAGGCTATTAGATAATATTGACAAGCGCGGCCATTTCTGGCCTGGGCCGGAACAATTGCGGAGTGTTTCAATGAGTGATGAAGTAGCAGCACTGCCGCTGCAATTTACCGAGGCGGCAGCCAGTAAGGTGAAAACCCTGATTGCTGATGAAGACAATCCCGATCTGAAACTGCGGGTTTATATTACCGGCGGCGGTTGCAGTGGTTTTCAGTACGGCTTTACCTTCGATGATAAAATCAACGACGGCGATATGACCATTGAGAAATCAGGCGTTTCGCTGGTGGTGGATCCGATGAGCCTTCAATACCTGGTCGGTGGCGCGGTGGATTATACCGAAGGTCTGGAAGGTTCCCGTTTTATTGTCACCAATCCGAATGCTAAAACCACCTGTGGCTGTGGTTCTTCCTTCAGCATCTGACAACAGAGCGTGCTTTACGTCCTGTAAAGCACGTTGATTTTTCCTACCATTCAACGGTAATCAAACGCGTTTCCTGGCGAATCTTCGCATCCTGTTGCAGCGTAGTGGTGGTCACTTTCGGTTGCGCGGAGGGCTGCTGGCCGCAGTCCACCGCCGGCTGGCCGCGGATTGGCGCTTGCCCGTCGATTTCGCACTGCTTATAAATAGTCAACCTGACATCTATGCTGCCGGAAATTGTCGCCGCGCAGACGCTTCCCGTCATCAATAGCCCACAGGCAAAGAGAAGGATTTTCATGGTTTGTCCTGGTGTTAAACGCGCTTAACGCGCAGCAAAACCGGCGACCTTTATTTTTTGGCCGCTCGGTAAAACAGCTATCGGTATAAAAAACGAAACCTTTAATTAATGTTTGTCGGGCTGTAACGCCTGACACAGTTTTTCCGCCGCCAGCACGCTGCGTGGACCGGGACGACTCAGCCAGTCTTCCGGTATCGCCACCACTGGCACCGACAGCTGCGGCTGCCAGAAACGCCCGATCTGAGCGGCGGCATGGCTGTCGCCAGGAATAACGATCATATCGGGATGGCGCGCCAGCACCTGCTCGCGGCTGACCTGCGGCCAGGGCGCCGCGCTGGCCGCAAAGATATTTTCACCGCCGCACAGCGTCAGCAGCTGGTTTTGTAAGGTCGCGCGCGCGGCGGTAAATAGCGGTTGCTGACCAAACTGTAAAAATACGCGTCGATGGGTGGGGTTGGCATAGCGCTGGCGCAACGCCGCAAAACGCGCGGCCAGATCCTCTGCGGCGCGATGCGCCTGTTGCGGGGCAGGACTCCACGCCGCCAGCTGATGCAGCGCGGCGACAATGCTATCAACCGAGTTGGGATCCAGCCAGATAACCTCTACGCCCAATGCCCGCAGCTGATCAATTTGCCGCTGCGGGGAACCGCCGCGCCATGCTAACACCAGATCCGGCTTGAGCGCCAGGATGCGCTCCAGCTTAATGCCTTGCCAGTTGGCGACCTGCTCCAGCGACTTTGCCTCTGGTGGGTAATCGGACCAGGCGCTAACCGCCACCGGCGTAATGCCGGCGGCAAAGGCGAGTTCGGTAAGATGCGGCGCCAGCGTGATCACGCGCGGCGCGCCGACTGCCAGCGCCAGGCTGGAAAACAACCAGAGCGCCAGCAGGCAGATAACGTGTTTAGCCACGCGCCAGGTTGCCCAGCAGCGTTTCCACCAGCAGCGAAGATTGTTTAGCCGCGACGCTAAGGAACTCTTCAAAGCTAAGATGGGATTCCTGATCGGCAACGTCCGAGATGGCACGGATCACCACAAACGGCGTGGCGAACTGATGGCAAACGTGGCCGATGGCCGTAGCTTCCATTTCCACAGCGATCGCCTGTGGGAAGGTGGCACGAATACGCGCCAGCGGTTCTGCGCCGTTGATAAAGGCGTCGCCGCTAACCACCAGACCGCGTACCGCATGCAGATTCAGCTGGCTAATGCACGCTTCTGCGGCGGCAATCAGCGAGGCGTCCGCCGGGAAAGCGGCCGGGCAGCCCGCCATTTGGCCTGGCTCATAACCGAAGGCGGTGACGTCCGCATCGTGATAGCGCACTTCGTCTGAGACCACGATATCGCCTACCTTCAGCGAGGAGGCCAGCCCGCCCGCCGAACCGGTATTGATAATAAAGTCAGGGCGGCAGTGCTCCAGCAGCAGCGCGGTGCCCAACGCGGCAGAAACTTTACCGATCCCTGATTTCAACAGCGCCACTTCCACGCCGTTCAGCGTGCCGGTATAAATTTCACAGCCGGCGACAGAAATCGTCTGACGGTTTTCAATTTTATCGCGCAGCAGTGTGACTTCCTGCTCCATTGCACCAATAATGCCTGCTTTCATAGGGTTACTCGCTAAGTAATTAAAGTGGAATTCAGCGTTTGAACTGTTGCATAGTCTATCACAGGCCCACGGCAAGATGTTTTCATGCAGAAACAAGGGGAATCGATGGATAAGATTAATTTCCGGCAGCGAATCAGCTTCCAGCGCCCATGGAACAGTCGGGAAGCGCCGCAGGGGGAATATGCCATTACCCGCCATTTTGAAAGCGACCGTGGGCGTATTATTAATTCAGCGGCCATCCGCCGTTTACAGCAGAAAACGCAGGTATTTCCGTTAGAGCGTAATGCCGCGGTACGCTCACGTCTGACGCACTCGCTGGAAGTGCAACAGACCGGGCGCTACATCGCGAAAGAGATCCTGGAAACCTTAAAAACGCGTGGCGGCCTGGAAAAATATGGTTTGCATGAGCTGTCCGGCGCGTTTGAAAGCCTGGTAGAGATGGCCTGCCTGCTACACGATGTGGGTAATCCACCTTTTGGTCACTTTGGCGAGGCGGCGATTAACGACTGGTTCGACGCCAATTTACCGGCCGAGCTGGTGGATCCGCTGGTGGCCGGAGTGGACGATGGCGACGCGGCGCAGCAGGCGGATTTTAGCGCATTAAACGCCACTATCCGCCAGGACCTGTGCCATTTCGAAGGCAACGCGCAGGCGATTCGTCTGGTCCATACGCTGCTCCAGTTGAACCTGACCTACAGCCAGGTCGCCTGTATTTTAAAATATACCGCGCCCGCCTGGTGGCAGGGCGAAAAGCCAGCGCAGTTCACTACGTTGATGAAAAAGCCGGGATTTTATCTTTCCGAGCGCCACTATATTGCTGAACTGCGTGCGGCGACGCAGCTGCCGGAGCACCATCGTTTTCCGTTAACCTGGATCATGGAAGCGGCAGATGATATTTCCTACTGTATCGCTGATTTAGATGATGCGGTGGAAAAGGCGATTTTCAACGTCGATACGCTGTATGGCTATCTGGAAAAACTGTGGGGGCCGGTGCGTCCCGGCGATGCCTTTAGCCGCACTATCGG
This Mixta hanseatica DNA region includes the following protein-coding sequences:
- the dgt gene encoding dGTPase; this translates as MDKINFRQRISFQRPWNSREAPQGEYAITRHFESDRGRIINSAAIRRLQQKTQVFPLERNAAVRSRLTHSLEVQQTGRYIAKEILETLKTRGGLEKYGLHELSGAFESLVEMACLLHDVGNPPFGHFGEAAINDWFDANLPAELVDPLVAGVDDGDAAQQADFSALNATIRQDLCHFEGNAQAIRLVHTLLQLNLTYSQVACILKYTAPAWWQGEKPAQFTTLMKKPGFYLSERHYIAELRAATQLPEHHRFPLTWIMEAADDISYCIADLDDAVEKAIFNVDTLYGYLEKLWGPVRPGDAFSRTIGYAWREANGKKIRGRSDQFFMSLRVSVQNVLVSHAVNRFVDNLAAIFNGDFNHALLEDEGEEGRLLTLFKTVARRHVFNHSEVEQLELQGYRVIKGLLEIYQPLLELNYEAFTTLMKEDFLAGHPIETRLFHKLSGKHRRAYQQHMRTVKIEHKYQRLLWERYYRARLIQDYISGMTDLYAWDEYRRLMAVE
- the btuF gene encoding vitamin B12 ABC transporter substrate-binding protein BtuF produces the protein MAKHVICLLALWLFSSLALAVGAPRVITLAPHLTELAFAAGITPVAVSAWSDYPPEAKSLEQVANWQGIKLERILALKPDLVLAWRGGSPQRQIDQLRALGVEVIWLDPNSVDSIVAALHQLAAWSPAPQQAHRAAEDLAARFAALRQRYANPTHRRVFLQFGQQPLFTAARATLQNQLLTLCGGENIFAASAAPWPQVSREQVLARHPDMIVIPGDSHAAAQIGRFWQPQLSVPVVAIPEDWLSRPGPRSVLAAEKLCQALQPDKH
- the mtnN gene encoding 5'-methylthioadenosine/S-adenosylhomocysteine nucleosidase → MKAGIIGAMEQEVTLLRDKIENRQTISVAGCEIYTGTLNGVEVALLKSGIGKVSAALGTALLLEHCRPDFIINTGSAGGLASSLKVGDIVVSDEVRYHDADVTAFGYEPGQMAGCPAAFPADASLIAAAEACISQLNLHAVRGLVVSGDAFINGAEPLARIRATFPQAIAVEMEATAIGHVCHQFATPFVVIRAISDVADQESHLSFEEFLSVAAKQSSLLVETLLGNLARG
- the erpA gene encoding iron-sulfur cluster insertion protein ErpA, whose product is MSDEVAALPLQFTEAAASKVKTLIADEDNPDLKLRVYITGGGCSGFQYGFTFDDKINDGDMTIEKSGVSLVVDPMSLQYLVGGAVDYTEGLEGSRFIVTNPNAKTTCGCGSSFSI
- the clcA gene encoding H(+)/Cl(-) exchange transporter ClcA, whose product is MNQTPTSTEQLHVIPLRRTDFLRMLLRRDKTPVAILIVAGIVGTLAGLVGVAFEKAVTAVQAWRLGVVASTGDHLWLAFPLAFLLSAVLAAFGYWLVRRFAPEAGGSGIPEIEGALEELRPVRWWRVIPVKFLGGMGTLGAGMVLGREGPTVQLGGNVGRMVLDLFRMRSAEARHSLLATGAAAGLSAAFNAPLAGILFIIEEMRLQFRYSLISIKAVFIGVIMSSVVFRYFNGEHAVIAVGKLASAPINTLWLYLLLGMLFGVVGVLFNRLIFMTQDFFQRLHGGVMKKALIIGALLGGLCGILAVIKPEAAGGGFSLIPIAAAGHYTVGMLLFIFIARVITTLLCFSSGAPGGIFAPMLALGTLLGTAFGMASATLLPSLTLDPGTFAIAGMGALFAASVRAPLTGIVLVLEMTDNYQLILPMIITCLGATLLAQFLGGKPLYSSLLARTLAKQQAQQDEEKAQSARADT